From Girardinichthys multiradiatus isolate DD_20200921_A chromosome 3, DD_fGirMul_XY1, whole genome shotgun sequence, the proteins below share one genomic window:
- the tmod4 gene encoding tropomodulin-4 — protein sequence MSDPRNIDEDAILKGLSPEELEQLECELQEMDPENAMLPAGLRQRDQTKKSPTGAFDRDALMQHLEKEALEHPDREDLVPFTGQKKGKAFVPKKPKEIPLHEQVILEPELEEALKNATDAEMCDIAAILGMYTLMSNKQYYDALGTTGTIANTEGINSVVKPDPFKIFPEEPPNPTNVEETLERILNNDSSLTEVNLNNIKDIPIPTLKEVFEAMKENSHVEVLSIAATRSNDPVAYACAEMLQENTSLQSLNIESNFITSDGMMAIIKAMANNATLVELKIDNQRQKLGDTVEMEIASMLENNSSILKFGYHFNQQGPRARAAMAITRNNDMLRQQRLR from the exons ATGTCGGACCCAAGGAACATCGATGAGGATGCCATCCTCAAAGGCCTCAGTcctgaggagctggagcagcTGGAGTGTGAACTGCAGGAGATGGACCCTGAG AATGCCATGCTCCCAGCTGGCTTGCGGCAGCGAGACCAGACGAAGAAGAGCCCAACGGGGGCTTTTGACCGTGATGCCCTGATGCAGCACCTTGAAAAGGAAGCCCTGGAGCACCCCGACAGGGAGGACCTTGTGCCCTTCACTGGGCAAAAGAAag GAAAGGCCTTTGTGCCTAAGAAGCCAAAGGAGATTCCCCTGCATGAGCAGGTGATCCTGGAGCCGGAGCTGGAAGAGGCTCTGAAAAACGCCACAGATGCAGAGATGTGTGACATTGCAG CCATCCTTGGAATGTACACCCTGATGAGCAACAAGCAGTACTACGATGCTCTGGGCACCACGGGCACAATCGCCAACACAGAGGGCATCAACA GTGTTGTGAAACCAGATCCATTCAAGATCTTCCCTGAAGAACCTCCAAACCCCACCAACGTGGAGGAGACTCTGGAGAGAATCCTCAACAATGACAGCTCCCTGACTGAGGTCAACCTTAACAACATTAAG GACATTCCCATCCCAACTCTAAAGGAGGTCTTTGAGGCAATGAAGGAGAACTCCCATGTGGAGGTTCTAAGCATTGCTGCAACTCGCAGCAATGACCCTGTGGCTTAT GCATGTGCTGAGATGCTACAGGAGAACACCAGCTTGCAGAGTCTTAACATTGAATCCAATTTCATTACCTCAGATGGCATGATGGCCATCATTAAAGCCATGGCTAATAATGCTACACTGGTGGAGCTCAAGATTGACAACCAA AGGCAGAAGCTGGGCGACACAGTTGAGATGGAGATTGCCTCCATGTTGGAAAACAACTCCAGCATCCTCAAGTTTGGCTATCACTTCAACCAGCAGGGTCCTCGTGCCAGAGCTGCCATGGCCATCACAAGAAACAATGACATGC TTCGCCAACAGAGACTGAGATGA